In the genome of Nocardiopsis composta, one region contains:
- a CDS encoding CHAP domain-containing protein, translated as MRDPWNFWTGQCTSFAAWRINDRLGVKFTNTYKGVSWGNAKDWDDAAKKAGMKVDGKPKVGDIAVWNSGAYGHVAYVAKVDGSKIVVEEYNKSKPRAYTKRTVSASSVDAFIHFF; from the coding sequence GTGCGCGATCCCTGGAATTTCTGGACGGGCCAGTGCACGTCCTTCGCCGCCTGGCGGATCAATGACCGGCTCGGCGTCAAGTTCACCAACACCTACAAAGGCGTCTCCTGGGGCAACGCCAAGGACTGGGACGACGCCGCCAAGAAAGCGGGAATGAAGGTCGACGGCAAACCCAAGGTCGGCGACATCGCCGTCTGGAACAGCGGCGCCTACGGGCACGTCGCCTACGTGGCGAAGGTGGACGGCTCGAAGATCGTGGTCGAGGAGTACAACAAGTCCAAGCCGCGCGCCTACACCAAGCGCACGGTCTCCGCCAGCAGCGTCGACGCCTTCATCCACTTCTTCTGA
- a CDS encoding helix-turn-helix domain-containing protein, whose product MLLIVSGRDDAGSTAPQFVTRIGGRIRALRKQRGWSVQRLAEAGTVSRRMLTQIELGQANPSLATVDRVARALDTDFAALALPSAEAEGGGAEGALVWQAPDGSHALLLGATEEPRAELWRWTLAPAGRYDAEPDRPGAQEIHHVLSGRLTLAVETGARVLGPGQSAVIASDQRYAYLNEEAETAVFMRVVTGA is encoded by the coding sequence ATGCTGCTCATCGTGAGTGGTCGCGACGACGCAGGCAGCACGGCACCGCAGTTCGTCACCCGCATCGGCGGGCGCATCCGAGCGCTGCGCAAGCAGCGCGGCTGGAGCGTGCAGCGGCTCGCCGAGGCCGGCACGGTGAGCCGCCGGATGCTCACCCAGATCGAACTGGGGCAGGCCAACCCGAGCCTGGCCACCGTCGACCGCGTCGCGCGCGCCCTCGACACCGACTTCGCCGCCCTGGCCCTTCCTTCCGCCGAGGCGGAGGGCGGCGGCGCCGAGGGGGCGCTCGTGTGGCAGGCCCCGGACGGCAGCCACGCCCTCCTGCTGGGCGCGACCGAGGAGCCGCGGGCCGAGCTGTGGCGCTGGACCCTGGCCCCCGCGGGCCGCTACGACGCCGAGCCGGACCGGCCCGGCGCGCAGGAGATCCACCACGTCCTCTCCGGGCGCCTGACCCTCGCCGTGGAGACCGGGGCCCGGGTCCTGGGGCCCGGGCAGAGCGCGGTCATCGCCAGCGACCAGCGGTACGCCTACCTCAACGAAGAGGCCGAAACGGCCGTGTTCATGCGGGTCGTCACCGGCGCCTGA